One part of the Neisseria zalophi genome encodes these proteins:
- a CDS encoding MerR family transcriptional regulator has product MKTLRTISQLSKASGVSTETIRYYEKINLLLPVRRLANGYRQFDDAALARLIFIKTCRSLDFALEDIRVLLTLQNEPQASCDIADTIVNRYLQTVREKITALQQVESFLQGIADCREQVVTDCKVIRTLQQS; this is encoded by the coding sequence ATGAAGACATTGCGCACCATCAGCCAACTGAGTAAAGCCAGTGGCGTGAGTACGGAAACTATACGGTACTATGAGAAAATCAATCTGTTGTTGCCTGTACGACGTTTAGCGAACGGCTATCGTCAATTCGATGATGCGGCATTGGCACGTTTGATATTTATTAAAACGTGTCGTTCGCTTGATTTTGCTTTGGAAGATATTCGTGTTTTACTGACATTGCAAAATGAGCCGCAGGCATCCTGTGATATTGCCGATACTATAGTAAACCGTTATTTACAGACGGTGCGTGAGAAAATTACGGCATTACAACAAGTGGAATCTTTTTTGCAGGGTATTGCTGATTGTCGGGAGCAGGTGGTTACCGATTGTAAAGTGATTAGAACGTTGCAACAGTCTTAA
- a CDS encoding cation transporter yields MACTHHCCSTENADNGRYRNILWIALFINALMFAVEIIMGIKAGSVSLLADSLDFFGDAANYGISLFVVGKTLHIRAKASWIKGYTMGGFGLWVLASTLYHFWYGNIPNHHDMGIVGVIALIANIIVAVLLFAFRNGDSNRRSVWLCSRNDAIGNIMVVAAAFAVQFTQSSWPDLLVAVTMAVLALQAAVQIIRHANTELSARPKISLVAQHEQHFDPD; encoded by the coding sequence ATGGCCTGTACACATCATTGCTGCTCTACGGAAAACGCCGATAATGGCCGCTACCGTAATATTCTCTGGATAGCACTCTTCATCAATGCCCTAATGTTTGCAGTTGAAATCATTATGGGTATTAAAGCTGGCTCGGTGTCATTATTGGCCGACTCGCTTGATTTTTTCGGCGACGCTGCCAATTACGGCATCAGCCTTTTTGTAGTAGGAAAAACATTACATATCCGAGCCAAAGCATCATGGATAAAAGGTTATACCATGGGCGGGTTCGGCTTGTGGGTACTGGCTTCTACGCTATACCATTTTTGGTATGGAAATATCCCCAATCATCACGATATGGGGATAGTCGGTGTTATCGCTTTGATAGCGAATATTATTGTTGCCGTTCTGTTGTTTGCTTTCCGCAATGGCGACAGCAACCGCCGCAGCGTCTGGCTATGCTCACGCAACGATGCTATCGGCAATATAATGGTTGTTGCAGCCGCCTTTGCCGTGCAGTTCACCCAGTCATCATGGCCGGATTTACTGGTTGCCGTTACGATGGCAGTCTTGGCACTACAGGCGGCTGTACAAATTATACGTCATGCAAATACAGAATTATCGGCACGACCTAAAATCAGCCTTGTTGCGCAGCACGAACAGCATTTTGATCCGGATTGA
- a CDS encoding OmpA family protein, with translation MKMLKPLTVLATASALALAGCVTDPVTGQQRASKTAMYGLGGAAACGIIGALTHGGKGARNSALACGAIGAGVGGYMDYQEKQLRESLANTNVEVERNGNQIKLVMPESVTFATNSSTLNGNAIDALNKAAETLVKYHDTTLTVAGHTDNTGSDAINEPLSRRRAQSVADYLHQRGVAASRLSTVGYGSRQPVAGNDTWEGRAKNRRVEILINPDQNAVRAAQQG, from the coding sequence ATGAAGATGTTAAAACCTTTAACCGTATTGGCTACCGCTTCGGCTTTGGCGTTGGCCGGTTGTGTAACCGACCCTGTTACAGGTCAGCAAAGAGCTAGTAAAACGGCTATGTACGGATTAGGTGGTGCAGCTGCCTGCGGTATTATCGGTGCGCTGACGCATGGCGGTAAAGGTGCGCGTAACTCTGCATTGGCCTGTGGTGCGATTGGTGCCGGTGTGGGCGGTTATATGGACTACCAAGAAAAACAATTACGTGAAAGCTTGGCGAATACAAATGTGGAAGTGGAACGTAACGGTAACCAAATCAAATTGGTGATGCCTGAGAGTGTGACTTTTGCAACCAATAGTTCAACTTTGAATGGTAATGCCATTGATGCTTTAAATAAAGCTGCTGAAACTTTAGTAAAATATCACGATACTACGCTGACTGTTGCCGGTCATACCGATAACACCGGTTCTGATGCCATTAACGAACCGTTATCACGCCGTCGTGCTCAATCGGTTGCGGATTATTTGCACCAAAGAGGTGTGGCCGCTTCACGTTTAAGTACTGTTGGTTATGGCTCGCGTCAGCCGGTAGCCGGCAATGATACTTGGGAAGGCCGTGCGAAAAACCGCCGTGTCGAGATTTTGATCAATCCGGATCAAAATGCTGTTCGTGCTGCGCAACAAGGCTGA
- a CDS encoding GAF domain-containing protein — translation MHTLQINSIDKNEVYKEILPQIESLIQDESDLIANLANIAAVLKTTFDWFWVGFYLADTQTKQLVLGPFQGPLACTRIPYGRGVCGQAWEKGETIVVEDVNQHPDHIACSSQSQSEIVIPVWNQKQQLLAILDIDSTELACFDDTDAYYLGKLAEIITRYLG, via the coding sequence ATGCATACGCTACAAATCAACAGTATCGATAAAAATGAAGTCTATAAAGAAATACTGCCGCAAATTGAAAGCCTTATTCAAGACGAGTCTGATTTAATCGCCAACTTGGCCAATATCGCCGCCGTATTAAAAACCACATTCGATTGGTTTTGGGTAGGCTTTTATCTGGCCGATACCCAGACTAAACAATTGGTACTCGGCCCCTTTCAAGGCCCACTCGCCTGCACACGTATTCCTTACGGACGCGGTGTTTGCGGACAAGCATGGGAAAAAGGCGAAACCATAGTTGTTGAAGATGTTAACCAACACCCCGATCATATTGCCTGTTCGTCACAATCACAGTCGGAAATCGTGATACCTGTATGGAACCAAAAACAACAGCTACTTGCAATTTTAGATATTGACTCAACCGAACTGGCCTGTTTTGACGACACTGATGCATATTATTTAGGCAAGCTGGCTGAAATAATTACCCGTTATCTTGGCTAA
- a CDS encoding protein-L-isoaspartate O-methyltransferase family protein, translating to MNFEQARFNMVEQQIRPWDVLDFDVLDALAEIPREYFVTESQLPYAYSDKTLPLPNGGSMLEPKIVARMVQGLALKPSDKVLEIGTGSGYATALLYKLSGNVTTVDIDSAQQQRAKEALDKIGLNNINYQISDGIADEGDGNLFDAIYVGGSVPEAPDTLKNRLKEGGRMVVVVGGAPVQRALLITREGGSYIEKVLFDTLIPSLAVPEKSLAAKFNF from the coding sequence ATGAATTTTGAACAAGCACGTTTCAATATGGTAGAACAACAAATCCGCCCTTGGGATGTGTTGGATTTCGATGTATTGGATGCGTTGGCCGAAATTCCGCGCGAATATTTTGTGACCGAATCGCAACTACCCTATGCCTATTCAGATAAAACCCTACCTTTACCCAACGGCGGCAGCATGTTAGAGCCTAAAATCGTTGCCCGTATGGTTCAAGGTTTGGCATTAAAACCAAGCGATAAAGTATTAGAAATCGGTACCGGTTCGGGTTATGCAACCGCATTACTCTATAAACTCAGCGGTAATGTCACCACTGTCGATATCGATAGCGCACAACAACAACGCGCCAAAGAAGCATTAGATAAAATCGGCTTAAACAATATCAATTATCAAATCAGTGACGGTATCGCAGACGAAGGGGATGGTAACCTCTTTGATGCGATTTACGTTGGCGGCAGTGTACCGGAAGCTCCCGACACACTGAAAAACCGCCTCAAAGAAGGTGGCCGTATGGTGGTTGTCGTTGGCGGCGCCCCCGTACAACGTGCATTACTAATTACCCGAGAAGGCGGTAGCTATATCGAAAAAGTATTGTTCGATACACTGATTCCAAGTTTGGCTGTTCCTGAAAAATCTTTAGCAGCTAAATTTAATTTCTAA
- a CDS encoding AI-2E family transporter, translating into MYQRRARGAKPWIIMAVVLLLLVWLLFALSNILTPFIVAAVLAYILNPLVEKLRHKGMKRPLASMLVMIFALLLLLALVLIIVPMLVNQFNTMLERLPGIVDFIQNKLLPWLNNLVGEYAQIDTASMAAWLKSHTGELNNAVGKIAPTLVRQSGTVALGLSNMFLLPFLLYYFLLDWQRWAFGIKALVPRRFVDTYTRISGNMDKVLGEFLRGQLLVMLIMGVIYGVGLMLTGLDSGFAIGMIAGILVFVPYLGAFTGLLLATVAALLQFGSWQGLLMVWAVFAVGQFLESFLITPKIVGDRIGLSPFWVIFALMAFGQLMGFVGMLVGLPLAAVTLVLLREGADAYFKSRFYRHK; encoded by the coding sequence ATGTATCAAAGAAGAGCCCGCGGTGCGAAACCGTGGATTATTATGGCGGTTGTACTGCTGTTGCTGGTGTGGTTGTTATTTGCTCTGAGTAATATTCTCACGCCGTTTATCGTGGCCGCAGTGTTGGCTTATATCTTAAACCCGTTGGTTGAAAAATTGCGCCATAAGGGCATGAAGCGCCCTCTAGCTTCGATGTTGGTGATGATTTTCGCATTATTGCTGTTGTTGGCTTTGGTATTGATTATTGTGCCGATGCTGGTGAACCAGTTTAATACGATGTTGGAACGTCTGCCGGGCATCGTCGATTTTATTCAGAACAAGCTGTTGCCTTGGTTGAATAATTTGGTCGGCGAATATGCACAAATTGATACCGCCAGTATGGCTGCATGGTTGAAATCGCATACAGGTGAGTTAAATAATGCGGTCGGAAAGATAGCACCGACATTGGTGCGCCAAAGTGGAACGGTGGCATTGGGCTTGAGCAATATGTTCCTTCTGCCGTTTTTATTGTATTACTTTTTGCTCGACTGGCAACGTTGGGCATTTGGTATTAAGGCATTGGTGCCGAGACGGTTTGTCGATACTTATACGCGTATATCCGGCAATATGGATAAAGTATTGGGTGAGTTTTTGCGCGGTCAGCTATTGGTTATGCTTATTATGGGTGTGATTTATGGCGTAGGCTTGATGCTGACAGGGCTGGATTCGGGTTTTGCCATTGGTATGATTGCCGGTATTTTGGTGTTTGTGCCTTATTTGGGTGCATTTACCGGCTTGTTGCTGGCAACGGTGGCGGCATTGCTGCAATTTGGTTCATGGCAGGGCTTGCTGATGGTGTGGGCGGTATTTGCTGTCGGCCAGTTTTTGGAAAGCTTTTTGATTACACCGAAAATTGTCGGTGACCGTATCGGCTTGTCGCCATTTTGGGTGATCTTTGCATTAATGGCTTTTGGTCAGTTGATGGGTTTTGTCGGTATGTTGGTAGGATTGCCGCTGGCTGCTGTGACTTTGGTACTGCTACGCGAAGGGGCGGATGCTTATTTCAAAAGTAGGTTTTATCGGCATAAATAA
- the purM gene encoding phosphoribosylformylglycinamidine cyclo-ligase: MSDSLSYRDAGVDIDAGDQLVENIKPFAKRTMRPEVLGDLGGFGALVEISKKYQNPVLVSGTDGVGTKLKLAFDWDKHDTVGIDLVAMSVNDILVQGAEPLFFLDYFACGKLDVTRATDVIKGIAQGCEESGCALIGGETAEMPGMYPEGEYDLAGFAVGVVEKDKVINGRNIVAGDVVLGLASNGAHSNGYSLIRKIIERDNPDLDSTFDGDKTLRQAIIAPTRLYVKPILAALKQFDIKGMAHITGGGITENIPRILPENTVAQIDANAWTLPKLFQWLQKAGSVQIQEMYRTFNCGIGMAVIVAKEEADALQQFLAQQGETVYRLGVIRERQGDEHQTQVA; this comes from the coding sequence ATGAGCGATTCACTAAGCTACCGAGATGCCGGCGTAGATATCGACGCAGGCGACCAACTGGTTGAAAACATCAAACCTTTTGCCAAACGCACCATGCGCCCCGAAGTTTTAGGTGATCTGGGCGGTTTCGGCGCATTGGTGGAAATTAGCAAAAAATACCAAAACCCCGTATTGGTTTCCGGCACCGACGGTGTCGGCACGAAATTAAAACTTGCTTTCGACTGGGACAAACACGACACCGTCGGCATTGACTTAGTAGCCATGAGTGTCAACGATATTTTAGTACAGGGCGCAGAACCTTTATTTTTCTTAGATTACTTCGCCTGTGGCAAATTGGATGTAACCCGCGCTACCGATGTCATCAAAGGTATTGCCCAAGGCTGCGAAGAATCCGGCTGTGCCCTAATCGGAGGCGAAACAGCCGAAATGCCCGGTATGTATCCGGAAGGTGAATACGACTTGGCCGGTTTCGCCGTTGGTGTGGTTGAAAAAGACAAAGTGATTAACGGCCGCAATATTGTTGCGGGTGATGTAGTGCTCGGTTTGGCTTCCAATGGCGCCCACTCTAATGGTTACTCATTAATCCGCAAAATTATTGAGCGTGACAACCCCGATTTAGACAGCACTTTCGATGGCGACAAAACCCTACGCCAAGCCATTATTGCGCCGACCCGCTTATACGTTAAACCGATTCTGGCCGCTTTAAAACAATTCGATATTAAAGGCATGGCACATATTACCGGCGGTGGAATTACCGAAAATATCCCGCGTATTTTGCCTGAAAACACCGTCGCCCAAATTGATGCCAATGCTTGGACGTTGCCCAAATTGTTCCAATGGCTGCAAAAAGCCGGCAGTGTACAAATACAGGAAATGTATCGTACCTTTAACTGTGGCATCGGTATGGCAGTGATTGTAGCCAAAGAAGAAGCAGATGCATTGCAACAATTCTTAGCCCAACAAGGTGAAACGGTTTACCGTTTGGGTGTCATCAGAGAACGTCAGGGCGATGAGCATCAAACACAAGTTGCTTAA
- a CDS encoding FMN-binding glutamate synthase family protein, with protein MPKPSNTRSANYGFLIMPRYGLMWLFVVLSILSLFLQYWGLLAISLAFTALGIHDLTQKRHAILRNYPIGGHIRFLLENFRPEIRQYFLEDDQEKVPFSRQQRSLVYQRAKNLDSTNAFGSLNDLNQTGSEWFLHSGNSRKISDYDFRVRVGNERCLKPYDLSLFNVSAMSFGALSAAAIESLNKGAQMGGFAHDTGEGSISPYHKKHGGDLIWEIGTGYFGCRDEEGRFNPEAFAKRAASDQVKMIEIKLSQGAKPGKGGVLPASKISPEIAETRDIPMGVDCISPAVHSSFSTPRGLVQFWQQLRELSGGKPVGFKLCIGMPWEFMAIVKAMMEEDNYPDFIVVDGAEGGTGAAPVEFMDSIGMPLVDALIFVQNTLVGAGIRDKIKLGVSGKLISGFDIAKMMSLGADWCNSARGFMFAVGCIQSRSCHTNKCPTGVATQDISRQKALNVPDKSMRVKNFHANTLKALADITGSAGLSHPSQLKPHHIVRRQPDGWIKLLSEHYQFIEPGTLLSGDCGRKILDDMWKLADPDSFQAMDIADEIIYAGRQRVG; from the coding sequence ATGCCTAAACCTTCCAATACCCGTTCTGCTAATTACGGTTTTCTTATTATGCCGCGTTATGGTTTGATGTGGCTGTTTGTTGTTTTAAGTATATTAAGCTTATTTCTCCAATATTGGGGGCTATTGGCTATATCATTGGCTTTTACAGCGCTCGGTATTCATGATCTTACCCAAAAACGCCATGCTATTTTGCGTAATTATCCGATTGGCGGGCATATACGTTTTCTGTTGGAAAATTTCCGCCCTGAAATCCGGCAGTATTTTTTAGAAGATGATCAGGAGAAAGTGCCGTTTTCGCGTCAGCAACGGTCGCTGGTGTATCAACGGGCTAAAAATTTGGATAGCACCAATGCATTTGGCAGCTTAAATGATTTAAACCAAACCGGCAGCGAATGGTTTTTACATTCAGGCAACAGCCGCAAAATCAGCGATTATGATTTCCGTGTACGTGTGGGTAATGAGCGTTGTTTGAAGCCTTATGATTTATCGCTGTTTAATGTGTCGGCAATGAGCTTCGGCGCGCTTTCTGCTGCGGCAATAGAATCTTTGAATAAGGGCGCCCAAATGGGTGGATTTGCCCATGATACGGGAGAGGGTAGTATCAGCCCTTATCATAAAAAACACGGTGGTGATTTGATTTGGGAAATCGGCACAGGTTATTTCGGTTGCCGTGATGAAGAAGGCCGTTTTAATCCTGAGGCTTTTGCTAAACGTGCGGCAAGTGATCAAGTCAAAATGATTGAAATTAAATTATCGCAAGGAGCTAAGCCGGGTAAAGGCGGCGTATTGCCGGCCTCTAAAATTAGCCCGGAAATTGCGGAAACCCGTGATATTCCTATGGGTGTAGACTGCATTTCACCAGCCGTTCATTCATCGTTTTCAACACCACGCGGATTGGTTCAATTTTGGCAACAGTTGCGTGAGTTGTCCGGCGGTAAACCCGTTGGGTTTAAGTTGTGTATCGGTATGCCTTGGGAGTTTATGGCAATTGTGAAAGCCATGATGGAAGAAGACAATTATCCGGATTTTATTGTGGTTGACGGTGCTGAAGGCGGCACGGGGGCTGCGCCGGTAGAATTTATGGACTCCATCGGTATGCCGTTGGTGGATGCTTTGATTTTTGTGCAGAATACTTTAGTGGGTGCCGGCATCCGCGATAAAATCAAACTTGGTGTAAGCGGTAAGCTGATTAGCGGTTTTGATATTGCCAAAATGATGAGTTTGGGTGCGGATTGGTGTAATAGTGCACGTGGTTTTATGTTTGCTGTCGGCTGTATCCAGTCCCGTTCTTGCCATACCAATAAATGTCCGACAGGTGTGGCAACACAAGATATTTCCAGACAGAAAGCCTTAAATGTACCTGATAAGTCGATGCGGGTAAAAAACTTCCACGCCAATACGCTTAAGGCTTTGGCTGATATTACGGGTAGTGCCGGATTATCGCATCCCTCACAATTAAAGCCGCATCATATTGTACGCCGCCAGCCTGATGGTTGGATTAAACTGCTTTCCGAGCATTATCAATTTATTGAACCGGGTACGTTGCTTTCAGGAGATTGCGGCCGTAAGATTTTGGATGATATGTGGAAGTTGGCAGATCCTGATAGTTTTCAGGCTATGGATATTGCTGATGAAATTATTTATGCGGGAAGACAGCGTGTTGGCTGA
- a CDS encoding endonuclease/exonuclease/phosphatase family protein — translation MTPVPVTVTSYNMHKGMSALNRKVQVGSMAEALHSLKSDILLLQEVQGEHRIRHNRLPDFPHRPHYDILGEHLSFNSSYGKNAVYPERHHGNAILSHMPIDTRHNLNITVNKLEQRGVLHCEFQPENWELPLVCLCAHLNLRELDRIKQYQAIYEYVDQYVDPDSPLIIAGDFNDWRYKSSHSLGKALDLQEAFVDAAGKRPKTFPARLPVLSLDRIYTRNLEVLDARIHKEKQWQKLSDHLPLSVKVLPRIKQP, via the coding sequence ATGACACCAGTTCCTGTTACCGTTACCTCTTACAATATGCATAAAGGCATGTCTGCCTTAAACCGTAAAGTACAGGTCGGCAGCATGGCGGAAGCGCTACACAGCTTGAAATCAGATATCCTGCTTTTGCAGGAAGTGCAGGGCGAGCACCGTATCCGCCATAACCGACTCCCCGATTTCCCACATAGACCGCATTACGATATTCTCGGTGAGCATTTATCGTTTAACAGCAGTTACGGTAAAAATGCCGTCTATCCGGAACGACACCACGGCAATGCAATTCTCAGCCATATGCCTATCGATACCCGCCATAATTTGAATATTACTGTAAACAAACTCGAGCAACGCGGCGTATTACATTGCGAATTCCAACCCGAAAATTGGGAGCTTCCGCTGGTGTGTTTGTGTGCCCATTTGAATTTACGCGAACTTGACCGCATCAAGCAATATCAGGCGATTTACGAATATGTCGATCAATATGTCGATCCGGACAGTCCGTTGATTATTGCCGGCGATTTTAACGATTGGCGCTATAAATCTTCGCATTCGCTGGGCAAGGCTTTAGACCTGCAAGAAGCATTTGTCGATGCGGCGGGCAAACGTCCGAAAACATTTCCTGCCCGTTTGCCGGTATTAAGCCTCGACCGTATTTATACGCGTAATCTGGAAGTGTTGGACGCCCGTATCCATAAAGAAAAACAGTGGCAAAAACTTTCCGACCATCTGCCTTTGAGCGTGAAAGTTTTACCACGGATTAAACAGCCGTAA
- the trpE gene encoding anthranilate synthase component I produces the protein MITKQEYQAQAKAGYNRIPLVQELLADLDTPLSLYLKLANQPFTYLLESVVGGERFGRYSFIGLPCKTYLKAEGKKVSVYQDGNLTEQYEGNPLHFIEAFHERFKTPEIPNLPRFTGGLVGYFGYETIYHFEHFAHRFRNSNKPDTIGTPDILLMLSQELAVVDNLSGKIYLIVYADPSLSDGYEQARNRLEDLRTLLRQSCAIPLSLGSPKTEPEHETGEARYKEYVRKIRQYILDGDCMQVVPSQRMKQKFSDHPLSLYRALRTLNPSPYMFYYDFGDFHVVGSSPEILVRRERDNIIVRPIAGTRLRGKTPTEDLANEQDLLNDTKEIAEHVMLIDLGRNDVGRVSETAQVKVTEKMVVERYSHVMHIVSNVEGRLKPDTDNMAVLAATFPAGTLSGAPKVRALEIIEELEPVKRCIYGGAVGCWSFNNDMDLAIAIRTAVIKDQTLYVQSGGGIVADSDEEAEWQETQNKARAVLRAAEMVQSGLDK, from the coding sequence ATGATTACCAAACAAGAATACCAAGCCCAAGCAAAAGCGGGTTATAACCGCATTCCGCTTGTTCAAGAGCTGCTGGCCGACTTGGACACCCCGCTGTCGCTTTATCTCAAACTCGCCAACCAACCGTTTACCTATCTGCTGGAATCCGTTGTCGGCGGCGAACGTTTCGGGCGTTATTCTTTTATCGGCCTACCCTGCAAAACCTATTTGAAAGCAGAAGGCAAAAAAGTCAGCGTATATCAAGACGGCAACCTAACCGAACAATACGAAGGCAATCCGCTACATTTTATCGAAGCCTTCCACGAACGCTTCAAAACACCGGAAATTCCCAATCTGCCCCGCTTTACCGGCGGTTTGGTCGGCTATTTCGGCTATGAAACCATTTACCATTTCGAGCATTTCGCCCACCGTTTCCGCAATAGCAACAAACCCGACACCATCGGCACCCCCGATATCCTGCTGATGCTGTCGCAAGAATTGGCCGTGGTCGACAACCTCAGCGGCAAAATCTACCTGATTGTTTATGCCGACCCAAGCCTTTCAGACGGCTACGAACAGGCACGCAACCGCTTGGAAGATTTGCGTACCCTGTTGCGCCAAAGCTGCGCCATTCCGTTATCGCTCGGCAGCCCGAAAACCGAACCGGAACACGAAACCGGCGAAGCGCGCTATAAAGAATATGTACGCAAAATCCGCCAATACATTCTTGACGGCGACTGTATGCAGGTTGTTCCCAGCCAGCGCATGAAACAGAAGTTCAGCGACCATCCGCTCAGCCTCTACCGCGCCCTGCGTACACTCAACCCCTCGCCCTATATGTTTTATTACGATTTCGGCGATTTTCATGTGGTCGGTTCGTCCCCCGAAATCCTCGTGCGCCGCGAACGCGACAATATTATCGTCCGCCCCATTGCTGGCACCCGTCTGCGTGGCAAAACACCGACCGAAGATTTGGCCAACGAACAAGATTTATTGAACGACACCAAAGAAATCGCCGAACATGTGATGCTGATTGATTTGGGCCGCAACGACGTCGGCAGAGTCAGCGAAACCGCACAAGTTAAAGTAACCGAAAAAATGGTGGTCGAACGCTATTCGCATGTGATGCACATTGTTTCCAATGTCGAAGGCCGTCTGAAACCCGACACCGACAATATGGCCGTACTCGCCGCCACCTTCCCCGCCGGCACCCTATCCGGCGCGCCCAAAGTACGGGCATTAGAAATCATCGAAGAGCTTGAGCCTGTTAAACGCTGCATCTACGGCGGCGCCGTCGGCTGCTGGAGCTTTAATAACGATATGGACTTGGCCATCGCCATCCGCACTGCCGTGATTAAAGATCAAACCCTGTATGTGCAAAGCGGTGGCGGAATTGTGGCCGATTCAGACGAAGAAGCCGAATGGCAGGAAACCCAAAACAAAGCCCGTGCGGTCTTGCGGGCGGCAGAAATGGTTCAGAGCGGGCTGGATAAATAG
- a CDS encoding abortive infection system antitoxin AbiGi family protein, which yields MAIKSNTLFHFTPKEEYLFDLLENGFCPRYCYEDIRWIFNEEFLQELSNTNNDEGFLIKLVKGFTEKTISSIAYPMTCFCDIPLTQITSHTDLYGKFGLGMTKEWGIKNGLNPIFYVSRDSSIPNNIRKYLLDFHNIYSVPLKIINEQESIMPLLNLLPFIKPLKGEMKKSGQTFKKNFDEECEWRYIPPLQKPKFESFIPNLPLIEKSLEEENALTKKYASLAFQPNDVKYIFVPSDKEIPNVIKKIHEIFNDKKYEKDEIHLLSSKVISLETITKDI from the coding sequence ATGGCTATTAAATCTAATACATTATTTCATTTCACACCCAAAGAAGAATATTTGTTTGATCTTTTAGAAAATGGCTTTTGTCCGAGATATTGTTATGAAGATATTAGATGGATTTTTAATGAAGAGTTTCTACAAGAACTATCCAATACAAATAACGATGAAGGATTTCTTATAAAGCTTGTTAAAGGTTTTACTGAAAAAACTATTTCTTCTATCGCTTATCCTATGACTTGTTTTTGTGATATTCCTTTAACTCAAATTACATCCCATACAGATTTATATGGAAAATTTGGCTTAGGAATGACTAAAGAATGGGGAATTAAAAATGGTTTAAACCCAATATTTTACGTCTCCAGAGACAGCTCTATACCTAATAATATTCGCAAATACCTCTTAGATTTTCATAATATATATTCAGTACCATTGAAAATCATCAATGAACAAGAATCTATAATGCCATTATTGAATTTATTACCTTTCATTAAGCCTTTGAAAGGTGAAATGAAAAAATCAGGCCAGACTTTCAAAAAAAACTTTGATGAAGAGTGTGAGTGGAGGTATATACCGCCACTTCAAAAACCAAAATTTGAGAGCTTTATACCCAACCTTCCACTTATAGAAAAAAGTCTTGAAGAAGAAAACGCATTAACTAAAAAATATGCATCATTAGCTTTCCAACCAAATGATGTTAAATATATTTTCGTTCCTAGTGACAAAGAAATCCCTAATGTTATCAAAAAAATTCATGAAATTTTTAATGATAAAAAATACGAAAAAGATGAAATACATTTACTTTCATCAAAAGTAATTTCACTGGAAACCATAACAAAAGATATTTAA